A part of Paraliobacillus zengyii genomic DNA contains:
- a CDS encoding HesB/IscA family protein, whose product MVLNITDNARLQIEEMLKEEDQETVRLRFGVKGGGCSGLSYSLGFDYDINKDLDTTEEVNGIPLTIFKQDIAVIEGTTIDFKQNMMGGGFTIDNPNAIVSCGCGSSFKAKDREGTPGDC is encoded by the coding sequence ATGGTCTTAAACATTACAGATAATGCTCGTTTACAAATAGAAGAGATGTTAAAAGAAGAGGACCAGGAAACGGTTCGCCTTCGTTTTGGAGTTAAAGGTGGGGGATGTAGTGGTCTTTCTTATTCTCTAGGTTTTGATTATGATATTAATAAAGATTTAGATACAACAGAAGAAGTTAACGGTATACCATTAACTATTTTTAAACAGGACATAGCTGTAATTGAAGGTACAACAATTGACTTCAAGCAAAACATGATGGGTGGCGGATTTACGATCGATAATCCGAACGCCATTGTATCCTGTGGTTGTGGCTCTTCATTTAAAGCCAAAGACCGAGAAGGTACACCAGGAGACTGTTAA
- a CDS encoding phosphocarrier protein HPr: MKEQKFKITDDTGIHARPATLLVNKAGQYESHVEMHFNGKAVNLKSIMGVMSLGVPKGAEVTITADGTDEEQAIQGISDTIKEHLGE; encoded by the coding sequence ATGAAAGAACAGAAATTTAAAATTACAGATGATACAGGTATCCACGCTAGACCTGCAACGTTATTAGTAAATAAAGCTGGACAATATGAGTCTCATGTTGAAATGCATTTTAATGGTAAAGCGGTTAACTTAAAGTCGATTATGGGTGTTATGTCACTTGGTGTTCCTAAAGGTGCAGAAGTTACAATAACTGCAGATGGTACGGATGAAGAGCAAGCGATTCAAGGGATTTCAGATACAATTAAAGAACACTTAGGTGAGTAA
- a CDS encoding NAD(P)/FAD-dependent oxidoreductase: protein MTDQHVYDITIIGAGPTGLFTAFYGGLRQASVKIIESLPHIGGQLSALYPEKYIYDVAGFPKIGAQELVNNLKEQLDMFDPSIVLDQEVQEVERQEDGSFKLTTQTEIHYTKTIIITAGNGAFQPRKLALKEAEAYESRNLHYFVDNMMKFKGKRVVLFGGGDSAVDWALMLESIAAEVTLIHRRDKFRAHEHSVEKLMNSNVRILTPYVPEALIGTDLIEQVRVSEVKGDNEVIIDVDDVIVNYGFISSLGPIKSWGMDIDKNSIVVNPKMESTVEGIYAAGDICTYPGKINLIATGFGEGPTAINNAKAYIEPDARVQPKHSTSLFE, encoded by the coding sequence ATGACTGATCAACACGTTTATGATATTACTATTATTGGTGCGGGACCTACCGGGCTATTTACTGCCTTCTACGGTGGACTTCGACAAGCCAGTGTTAAAATAATTGAGAGCTTACCACATATTGGCGGGCAACTTAGTGCACTATATCCAGAGAAATATATTTATGATGTGGCTGGTTTTCCTAAAATTGGAGCGCAAGAACTTGTAAATAATTTAAAGGAACAACTTGATATGTTTGATCCTTCTATTGTCTTAGATCAAGAGGTACAAGAAGTTGAACGACAAGAGGACGGATCGTTTAAATTAACAACACAGACAGAAATACATTATACAAAAACCATTATCATTACAGCAGGAAACGGTGCATTTCAGCCACGCAAATTAGCTTTAAAAGAAGCAGAGGCATATGAAAGTCGTAATCTACACTATTTTGTTGATAACATGATGAAATTCAAAGGAAAACGTGTGGTATTATTTGGTGGTGGAGATTCTGCAGTTGATTGGGCATTGATGTTGGAATCAATCGCAGCTGAAGTAACACTTATTCATCGTCGTGATAAGTTTCGCGCACATGAGCATAGTGTTGAAAAATTAATGAATTCAAATGTTCGTATTTTAACTCCTTATGTACCTGAAGCACTTATTGGAACAGATTTGATCGAACAAGTTAGAGTAAGCGAGGTAAAAGGCGATAATGAAGTTATCATTGATGTCGATGATGTAATAGTTAATTACGGGTTTATTTCGTCACTGGGTCCAATCAAGAGTTGGGGAATGGATATTGATAAAAATAGTATTGTTGTTAACCCAAAAATGGAATCAACTGTTGAAGGTATTTATGCAGCTGGTGACATTTGTACATATCCAGGAAAAATCAACTTAATAGCAACAGGATTTGGTGAAGGTCCAACCGCCATTAATAACGCGAAAGCTTATATAGAACCAGACGCTCGTGTCCAGCCAAAACATTCAACTAGTTTATTTGAATAA
- a CDS encoding biotin transporter BioY, with the protein MKRLTALDITYGSVFVCLMAIGANIAIWFPFLAIPIGGVSVPLSLQTFFAIMAGLLLGRKLAVLSICAYILIGIAGVPVFANMHAGLFVLFDYTGGFILSYIFVAYVTGWLTERQKTVRLGSSFKIALIGVIINYLIGVHYMYLAMNTWLGLTISYSITWLSMIPFFVKDIGIAIIAAFLIIKIIDRIPKPTIRSA; encoded by the coding sequence ATGAAAAGATTAACTGCACTTGATATTACATATGGTAGTGTTTTTGTTTGTTTAATGGCAATTGGCGCAAACATAGCTATTTGGTTCCCCTTTTTAGCAATTCCGATTGGTGGCGTTTCTGTACCATTGTCATTACAAACCTTTTTTGCAATTATGGCTGGACTCTTATTAGGTAGAAAACTAGCAGTGTTATCGATATGCGCTTATATATTAATTGGTATTGCAGGTGTACCTGTATTTGCAAATATGCATGCTGGATTATTTGTTTTATTTGATTATACTGGTGGTTTTATATTATCTTATATTTTTGTAGCTTATGTAACTGGTTGGTTAACGGAAAGACAAAAAACAGTGCGATTAGGATCATCATTTAAAATTGCACTTATTGGTGTAATTATTAATTATTTAATTGGCGTTCATTACATGTATCTAGCCATGAACACCTGGCTAGGGTTAACCATTTCCTATTCGATAACTTGGCTAAGTATGATACCGTTTTTCGTAAAAGATATAGGAATAGCAATTATTGCAGCTTTTCTCATTATTAAAATAATAGATCGTATACCTAAACCAACTATTCGATCTGCCTAA
- a CDS encoding cation:proton antiporter, translating into MLSDFPTLLVAGLVLLGIFYLGYLSLKINFPSVILYILFGVLLADQLSHNEILHFVSEIGIVLLFFILGLEFSINRLGSIAKKIWTSGLLDVVLSLGVSTLIAFGFGMSLFNAFLVGGVAYATSSSITAKLLDDKSRMANKETEFILAVLIFEDLVAPIIIAVLIGMSVGGGEFVPSDLAFILLKVIGLIVLAILLGKTLFKRFGTFIERIDDEDFKFALLIGIAVSFGGLALLLDLSEVLGAFLAGMMLAEIGKIERVEHAVIPIRNLLLPTFFLYFGTSIELGAGFPMPLLLLTLLIWSVFSKVLVGVIGGRWYGLSKRVSLRAGLSLCARGEFSVVIATVATGTAQILSGIYIIGAAFIGMLLFDWAPKITNKVYGKPLPKKKDLRVPTSKDEKQIY; encoded by the coding sequence GTGCTAAGTGATTTTCCAACTTTACTAGTAGCAGGTCTTGTTTTACTTGGCATATTCTATTTGGGTTATTTAAGTTTAAAAATAAATTTTCCAAGTGTTATTCTTTATATTTTATTTGGCGTACTTTTGGCTGATCAATTGAGTCATAATGAAATTTTGCACTTTGTTAGTGAAATTGGAATTGTTCTTTTATTTTTTATATTAGGATTAGAGTTTAGTATAAATAGGCTTGGAAGTATTGCGAAAAAAATCTGGACATCGGGTTTATTGGATGTAGTTTTAAGCCTTGGTGTGTCTACACTTATAGCATTTGGATTTGGAATGAGTTTATTTAACGCCTTTTTAGTTGGTGGGGTGGCTTATGCAACAAGCTCCTCAATTACAGCCAAACTGTTAGATGATAAAAGTAGAATGGCAAATAAGGAAACGGAATTTATTTTAGCTGTCTTGATTTTTGAGGATTTAGTTGCCCCAATTATTATTGCGGTTTTAATTGGAATGAGTGTAGGTGGCGGAGAATTTGTTCCATCGGATTTAGCCTTTATCCTATTAAAAGTTATTGGACTTATTGTACTTGCAATTTTACTTGGTAAAACGCTCTTCAAACGTTTTGGAACATTTATTGAAAGAATAGACGACGAGGACTTTAAATTCGCATTACTAATAGGAATTGCTGTTTCATTTGGTGGACTGGCATTATTGCTTGATCTTTCAGAAGTATTAGGTGCATTTTTAGCAGGCATGATGTTAGCTGAAATAGGCAAGATTGAGAGAGTGGAACATGCAGTTATTCCAATTCGAAATCTTTTACTACCGACTTTCTTTTTATATTTTGGAACATCTATTGAATTAGGTGCAGGATTTCCGATGCCACTTTTATTACTGACTTTACTCATATGGTCCGTATTCTCTAAGGTGCTTGTCGGTGTAATTGGTGGAAGATGGTATGGCTTATCAAAAAGAGTATCATTGCGAGCCGGTCTTTCTTTATGCGCAAGGGGTGAATTTTCAGTAGTTATTGCTACAGTTGCAACAGGAACAGCTCAAATATTAAGCGGAATTTATATTATAGGTGCGGCTTTTATTGGCATGCTTTTGTTTGATTGGGCTCCGAAAATAACAAATAAGGTGTATGGAAAACCGCTACCAAAGAAAAAAGATTTACGTGTTCCTACTTCAAAAGATGAGAAACAAATCTATTAA
- a CDS encoding 3D domain-containing protein, whose amino-acid sequence MVWFKTCLRRFGMTFVFFAACLTTLTAMTNVSAQEFLEGMEDDNSLTRTITEQPVKQVELTKKELNNKQPKQSYISSEQVVIPDKLEDTIDLEAYPSETVIATGYTAGVESTGKTSDHPQYGITYSGVEVTRDLYSTIAADLTVYPIGSILYIPGYGYGVVADKGGAIKGNKIDLYYPTVEDVYQKWGKKDVEVYLIEKGTGVLAKETLKSLNENESLQVFRDQVKES is encoded by the coding sequence ATGGTTTGGTTTAAAACCTGTTTAAGACGATTTGGCATGACATTTGTTTTCTTTGCGGCATGTCTCACAACGCTAACAGCAATGACGAATGTTTCCGCACAAGAATTTTTAGAGGGAATGGAAGATGATAATTCACTCACACGAACCATCACAGAACAGCCTGTTAAACAAGTAGAATTAACAAAAAAAGAATTAAATAATAAACAACCAAAACAATCGTATATATCTAGTGAACAGGTAGTAATTCCTGATAAATTAGAAGATACGATTGATCTTGAGGCATACCCAAGCGAAACCGTTATAGCTACGGGTTATACAGCAGGAGTTGAGTCGACTGGTAAAACTTCAGATCATCCACAATATGGGATAACTTATTCTGGTGTCGAAGTAACGAGAGACTTATATTCTACTATTGCTGCAGATTTAACAGTTTATCCAATAGGATCTATTCTTTATATACCTGGTTATGGATATGGTGTTGTGGCTGATAAAGGTGGAGCAATCAAGGGAAATAAAATTGACTTATATTATCCTACAGTTGAAGATGTGTATCAAAAGTGGGGTAAGAAAGATGTAGAAGTTTATTTGATTGAAAAAGGAACAGGGGTACTTGCTAAAGAAACACTTAAAAGTTTAAATGAAAATGAATCTTTACAAGTTTTCAGAGATCAAGTAAAAGAGAGTTAA
- a CDS encoding NAD(P)/FAD-dependent oxidoreductase — protein sequence MGKSRIVILGAGYAGIMTAVTLQKQLKKDDAVIQLINKHAYHYQTTWLHENAAGTLADERTKIAIDQLIDPRKIEFIQDTVMHIDVDQKKINLLQTELNYDYLVVALGFEMETFQIPGLKEYSFSMGTANQARVLREQVESQFATYTHTGTNTYPLTIIVGGGGFTGVEYLGELTDQLPTLCKTYDVDQENVKIIAIEAEQTVMPGFDPELGEYAMHYLEERGVEFRLGTKVKMVKRDYIVVEKAGAVEEIPASTFVWSAGVRANKLMEKSGISNEKGSVKVNVDLRAPGYDNVFVIGDCALIFSEDGDIYPPTAQMTIQEAKLCASNLVKLLKGDSKLDSFYFKDRGTIASLGRKDAIGSILNNRKIFGKEAIILKQIIDNRVLYQIGGWSLLFKKGKFKLFH from the coding sequence TTGGGAAAGTCGAGAATAGTTATATTAGGTGCAGGTTACGCAGGAATTATGACCGCAGTAACACTACAAAAGCAGTTAAAAAAAGATGATGCGGTTATTCAATTAATTAATAAACATGCCTATCATTATCAGACAACATGGTTACATGAAAACGCAGCTGGTACCTTAGCTGACGAGCGAACAAAAATAGCCATTGATCAGTTGATTGATCCACGTAAGATTGAATTTATTCAAGATACTGTAATGCATATTGATGTAGATCAAAAGAAAATTAATTTACTGCAGACAGAATTGAACTATGATTATCTTGTTGTGGCATTAGGATTTGAGATGGAAACGTTCCAAATACCTGGATTAAAAGAGTATAGTTTTTCAATGGGAACTGCTAATCAAGCTAGAGTATTAAGAGAACAGGTAGAAAGTCAGTTTGCTACATACACACACACTGGAACAAATACGTATCCATTAACAATTATTGTTGGTGGAGGTGGATTTACAGGTGTAGAGTATTTAGGAGAGTTAACAGATCAACTACCTACTTTATGTAAAACATATGATGTAGATCAGGAAAACGTAAAAATCATTGCAATTGAAGCTGAACAGACTGTTATGCCAGGATTTGATCCTGAACTTGGAGAATATGCGATGCACTATTTAGAAGAGCGTGGTGTTGAATTTCGGTTAGGAACAAAGGTGAAAATGGTTAAACGTGATTATATTGTTGTGGAAAAAGCAGGGGCAGTGGAAGAGATACCAGCTTCCACCTTTGTGTGGTCAGCAGGTGTTCGTGCGAATAAACTGATGGAGAAATCGGGTATTTCAAATGAAAAGGGTAGTGTTAAAGTTAATGTAGACTTAAGAGCACCAGGCTATGATAATGTTTTTGTGATAGGTGATTGTGCACTGATTTTTTCTGAGGACGGTGATATATATCCTCCAACTGCCCAAATGACAATACAAGAAGCTAAACTTTGTGCAAGTAATTTAGTGAAATTATTAAAAGGTGATTCCAAATTAGATTCATTTTATTTTAAGGACCGCGGAACAATTGCTTCTTTAGGAAGAAAAGATGCGATCGGAAGTATACTGAATAACAGAAAAATATTTGGTAAGGAAGCAATAATTTTAAAGCAGATTATTGATAATCGAGTCTTATATCAAATTGGTGGTTGGTCGCTCTTATTCAAAAAAGGAAAGTTTAAACTCTTTCATTAA
- a CDS encoding NifU family protein, with product MMQEQVQEVLNKLRPFLLRDGGDVELVDVDEGIVRLRLMGACGNCPSSTITLKAGIERALMAEVPGVAEIEQVF from the coding sequence ATGATGCAAGAGCAAGTACAAGAAGTATTAAACAAATTACGTCCATTTTTACTACGTGATGGTGGCGATGTTGAATTAGTAGATGTTGATGAAGGTATTGTACGTCTTCGTTTAATGGGAGCATGCGGGAATTGCCCAAGTTCAACAATCACATTGAAGGCTGGTATAGAGCGCGCATTAATGGCTGAAGTTCCAGGCGTAGCAGAAATTGAACAAGTATTTTAA
- a CDS encoding superoxide dismutase family protein gives MKKSSLFLICILALVACQQDDYSPLTVTMYNSSNDAIGTAILTEKPEGVSVEVSVEGLEPGLHGIHIHEYAKCESPDFQSAGNHYNPENKEHGLMSPEGAHLGDMPNIEAEDDGLVEAELLIGGATLVEGQKSLLEGDGTSLIIHAKQDDGVTQPAGDAGERIACGLITVEEAKNDEAPTDPTENKKEEE, from the coding sequence ATGAAAAAATCCAGTTTATTTTTGATTTGCATACTTGCTTTAGTGGCTTGTCAACAGGATGATTATTCTCCTCTGACAGTGACAATGTATAATAGCTCAAATGATGCGATAGGTACGGCGATACTCACCGAAAAGCCAGAAGGTGTCTCAGTTGAAGTCTCTGTAGAAGGTTTAGAACCAGGCTTACATGGAATACATATTCATGAATATGCTAAATGTGAGTCACCTGATTTCCAATCTGCGGGAAATCATTATAACCCAGAAAACAAAGAGCATGGACTAATGTCTCCAGAAGGTGCACATTTAGGTGATATGCCTAATATTGAGGCTGAAGATGATGGCTTAGTTGAAGCTGAATTACTTATTGGTGGCGCTACTTTAGTCGAGGGTCAGAAATCTTTACTCGAAGGTGATGGAACATCACTTATTATTCATGCGAAACAAGATGATGGTGTAACGCAACCAGCAGGTGATGCAGGAGAACGGATTGCCTGTGGATTGATTACTGTAGAAGAAGCAAAAAATGATGAAGCACCTACAGATCCAACAGAAAACAAAAAAGAAGAAGAGTAG
- the dapF gene encoding diaminopimelate epimerase — protein sequence MRIPFTKMHGLGNSYIFINTFDTQLDEKSLPQLAITVANKDIGIGSDGLILIHPSKQAPVGMRIFNKDGSEGKTCGNGIRCVAKYAFENQLVKQKTFEIETKAGNVTAEVHGTKDLVEEVTVDMGEPILNRKRIPMIGEDDAQVVLEDFQVSHHPLQLTAISMGNPHAVFFVDDIEEAPLSDLGPIITHDHRFPEGVNVEFVEIINQTEMHFRVWERGSGITQACGTGACAAAVAAILNGHATKDEVVTVHLSGGDLFIRWGLDNHVWMKGKAETTIEGVFIWNR from the coding sequence ATGAGAATACCATTTACGAAAATGCATGGATTAGGCAATAGCTATATATTTATTAATACATTTGATACACAACTTGATGAAAAGAGTCTACCACAATTGGCAATTACTGTTGCAAATAAGGATATTGGAATTGGTTCAGATGGTTTGATTTTAATTCATCCTAGTAAACAAGCACCGGTTGGTATGCGTATTTTTAATAAAGATGGTTCAGAGGGAAAAACGTGTGGAAATGGCATTCGCTGTGTTGCAAAATATGCCTTTGAAAATCAATTAGTTAAGCAAAAAACATTTGAGATAGAAACAAAAGCAGGCAATGTAACTGCTGAAGTTCATGGAACCAAAGATTTAGTTGAAGAAGTAACGGTTGATATGGGTGAGCCTATTTTAAACCGTAAAAGAATCCCAATGATAGGTGAGGACGATGCACAAGTTGTATTAGAAGATTTTCAAGTTAGTCATCATCCTTTACAATTAACTGCTATATCAATGGGGAATCCACATGCAGTCTTTTTTGTAGATGATATTGAGGAAGCACCATTAAGTGATCTTGGACCGATTATTACACATGATCATCGCTTTCCTGAAGGTGTTAATGTAGAATTTGTGGAAATTATAAATCAAACAGAAATGCACTTTCGTGTGTGGGAACGTGGATCGGGAATTACACAAGCTTGTGGTACAGGTGCATGTGCTGCAGCAGTTGCTGCAATTCTTAATGGTCATGCTACTAAAGACGAAGTCGTGACAGTCCACTTAAGTGGTGGTGATTTATTTATTCGTTGGGGATTGGATAACCATGTATGGATGAAAGGAAAAGCAGAGACTACTATTGAAGGTGTATTTATTTGGAATAGGTGA
- a CDS encoding CBO0543 family protein, with product MQAQIDNFNKIKTLQEEVAKLQHEYWITYSSIDTWQFWLMVMMLILPLIVLLIAIDKTKLFLILFFTFNIHVWFAYIDSFGVRRAFWEYPYSLTPYFPFSLSLDGSLVPVAFMLVYQWSLNKMKNFYLYSTGLAALFSFVFKPFLVSINLFHLNNGFNYFYLFLLYCLLFLVSIAITNFFIKLKKLPN from the coding sequence GTGCAAGCACAAATTGATAATTTTAATAAAATAAAAACATTGCAAGAAGAAGTAGCAAAACTCCAGCATGAATATTGGATTACCTATAGTAGTATTGACACATGGCAATTTTGGTTAATGGTTATGATGCTTATTCTACCATTAATAGTACTACTTATCGCAATTGATAAAACTAAGCTATTCCTTATTTTATTCTTTACATTTAATATCCATGTTTGGTTTGCCTATATCGATTCCTTCGGTGTAAGAAGAGCTTTTTGGGAATATCCATATTCTCTAACACCATATTTTCCGTTTAGTCTGTCACTAGATGGCTCATTAGTTCCTGTCGCATTTATGCTAGTTTATCAGTGGTCGCTTAATAAAATGAAGAACTTTTATCTCTATTCGACTGGTTTGGCTGCGCTCTTTTCATTTGTCTTTAAACCCTTTTTGGTAAGCATAAACCTTTTTCATCTAAATAATGGTTTTAATTACTTTTATCTATTCCTCCTCTATTGTTTACTTTTCTTAGTTTCGATAGCTATTACAAACTTCTTTATAAAACTAAAAAAACTGCCTAATTAA
- a CDS encoding divergent PAP2 family protein, which yields MALFENFPLWAALISIIFAQVVKIPIHFIATKEFNPGLAFSTGGMPSSHSAAVAAVTTGIGIEHGVSSGLFAAACVFSIIIMFDATGIRRQAGEQAIILNMLVKDFNYFIEEAKVWSKKEEYQKKEELKELLGHQPIEVFFGCMTGIILALIIYPLF from the coding sequence TTGGCTTTGTTTGAAAATTTCCCATTGTGGGCAGCCTTAATTTCAATTATCTTCGCACAAGTGGTTAAGATTCCAATTCATTTTATTGCAACAAAAGAATTTAATCCAGGTTTAGCCTTTAGTACTGGTGGGATGCCGAGTAGTCATTCTGCAGCTGTTGCTGCTGTTACAACTGGAATTGGTATAGAGCACGGTGTGTCTTCCGGTTTGTTTGCTGCAGCTTGTGTTTTTAGTATTATTATTATGTTTGATGCTACTGGAATAAGAAGACAAGCTGGTGAACAAGCTATTATTTTAAATATGCTCGTCAAAGATTTTAATTATTTTATCGAAGAAGCTAAGGTCTGGTCAAAAAAAGAAGAATACCAGAAAAAAGAAGAGTTAAAAGAATTACTCGGGCATCAGCCCATTGAAGTTTTCTTTGGTTGTATGACAGGTATTATACTTGCACTAATAATTTATCCACTCTTTTAA
- a CDS encoding cation:proton antiporter regulatory subunit codes for MNVSVSQLPGIGQKITLKTAEDSMLVVIVHHTGKRELYFFDDVDGDEADFAMDLTSDETRELGAQLLGATYQPVNAHQLKMFKKQIVIDYITLTDKASITHQTIEESEIRNRTGTTIIGIVQGDEMIAIPEADHILEPGDVLMAIGKKDQLAMLEALCKGEE; via the coding sequence ATGAATGTTTCTGTATCGCAGCTTCCAGGTATTGGCCAAAAAATCACATTGAAGACTGCTGAAGATAGCATGCTTGTGGTTATTGTACATCATACTGGAAAGCGCGAATTATATTTTTTTGATGATGTGGACGGTGATGAAGCGGATTTTGCAATGGATCTTACTTCAGATGAAACAAGAGAATTAGGAGCCCAATTGTTGGGGGCAACATACCAACCTGTTAATGCACATCAATTAAAGATGTTTAAAAAACAAATTGTGATTGATTACATCACCTTAACAGATAAAGCATCGATTACACATCAAACAATTGAAGAATCAGAAATCCGAAATAGAACAGGTACAACAATTATTGGAATTGTCCAAGGGGATGAGATGATTGCAATCCCGGAAGCAGACCATATCCTAGAACCAGGAGATGTGCTGATGGCAATTGGTAAAAAAGATCAATTAGCAATGTTAGAAGCATTGTGTAAAGGAGAGGAATGA
- the deoD gene encoding purine-nucleoside phosphorylase, protein MSVHIGAKQGDIADKILLPGDPLRAKYIAETFLDNAFCYNEVRGMYGYTGTYKGERISVQGTGMGVPSISIYANELMQSYNVQKLIRVGTCGAIQKDVKVRDVILASTSSTDSQMNRMVFNGIDYAPTANFELLKNAYDTGIEKGLHLRVGNVFTSDSFYRDNAPELLELLAKYNVLAIEMETTALYTLAAKFDRQALSVLTVSDHIITGEETSAEERQTTFNEMIEVSLDAAIK, encoded by the coding sequence ATGAGTGTACATATTGGAGCAAAACAAGGTGATATTGCAGATAAAATCCTATTGCCAGGAGACCCATTACGCGCTAAATATATTGCAGAAACATTTTTAGATAACGCGTTTTGTTATAACGAAGTCCGTGGAATGTATGGCTATACTGGTACATATAAAGGAGAAAGAATTTCCGTACAAGGAACTGGTATGGGAGTGCCTTCAATATCTATTTATGCCAATGAATTAATGCAAAGTTACAATGTACAAAAGTTAATTCGTGTAGGTACATGTGGGGCCATTCAAAAAGATGTAAAAGTCAGAGATGTTATTCTTGCTTCAACATCTTCAACAGATTCACAAATGAATCGTATGGTGTTTAACGGCATTGATTATGCACCTACTGCGAATTTTGAACTACTTAAGAACGCATATGATACTGGTATAGAAAAAGGCTTGCATTTACGTGTAGGAAATGTCTTCACAAGTGATAGTTTTTATCGCGATAACGCTCCAGAACTATTAGAACTATTAGCAAAGTATAATGTACTAGCGATTGAGATGGAAACTACTGCATTATATACACTAGCAGCTAAATTTGATCGTCAAGCTCTTTCTGTTTTAACTGTTTCTGACCATATTATAACAGGGGAAGAAACGAGTGCAGAAGAACGTCAAACAACATTCAATGAGATGATAGAAGTTTCACTTGACGCAGCAATAAAATAG
- a CDS encoding YuzD family protein, with the protein MSITIAVYGAEKICSSCINAPSSKETFDWIKAAVPRKFPNFDDFEYVYVDIFKQTNNSKEQNWIDQIQKDNLFYPIIVIDDQFVCEGDPRIKVVYQQIEQRINAHA; encoded by the coding sequence ATGTCAATTACAATAGCAGTATATGGTGCAGAAAAAATATGTTCGAGTTGCATAAATGCCCCAAGTTCTAAAGAGACATTTGATTGGATAAAAGCAGCAGTACCTAGAAAATTTCCTAACTTTGATGATTTTGAATATGTATATGTAGATATATTTAAGCAGACAAATAATAGCAAAGAGCAAAACTGGATTGATCAGATACAAAAGGATAATTTATTTTACCCTATTATTGTTATCGATGATCAGTTTGTATGTGAAGGTGATCCACGGATTAAAGTGGTTTATCAGCAAATCGAGCAACGAATTAATGCACATGCATAG